In Miscanthus floridulus cultivar M001 chromosome 5, ASM1932011v1, whole genome shotgun sequence, one genomic interval encodes:
- the LOC136449383 gene encoding V-type proton ATPase subunit E-like, which yields MEDVDVSRQLKQMTDFIRQEAVEKAVEIEAAAAEEFQIEKLQLVEAEKKKIREEYDRKEKRVGINKKIDYSMQLNASRIKVLQAQDDLVTDMLESARKDLLRISRDYQTYKKLLKILIVQSLLRLKEPAVLLRCRKEDLELVDSVLESASNEYADKANVYPPEIVVDRHIYLPSAPSHYQAPGPSCSGGVVLASRDGKIVCENTLDARLQVVFRKKLPEIRQSLFGQVAA from the exons ATGGAGGACGTGGACGTGTCGCGGCAGCTGAAGCAGATGACGGACTTCATCCGCCAGGAGGCCGTCGAGAAGGCCGTCGAGatcgaggccgccgccgccgag GAGTTCCAAATTGAAAAATTGCAACTGGTGGAAGCTGAAAAGAAGAAGATCAGAGAGGAGTATGACCGGAAAGAGAAGCGAGTTGGCATCAACAAGAAAAT TGACTACTCGATGCAGCTCAATGCTTCCAGAATTAAAGTTCTTCAAGCTCAGGATGACTTGGTAACAGATATGTTGGAGTCCGCAAGGAAAGATCTACTGCGCATAAGCCGAGATTACCAAACTTACAAGAAACTTCTCAAGATACTTATTGTTCAG AGTTTGCTGCGCCTGAAAGAACCAGCTGTGCTTCTCCGCTGCAGGAAGGAGGATCTTGAACTTGTTGATTCAGTTTTGGAGTCTGCAAGCAATGAGTATGCAGATAAAGCAAATGTATATCCTCCTGAGATAGTGGTAGACCGTCACATCTATCTGCCATCTGCTCCCAGTCATTATCAGGCACCTGGTCCCTCCTG CTCTGGTGGAGTTGTGCTAGCTTCCCGAGATGGAAAGATTGTCTGCGAAAACACATTGGATGCTAGATTGCAAGTGGTTTTTAGAAAGAAGCTGCCAGAG ATCCGTCAAAGCCTTTTCGGGCAGGTAGCTGCGTAA
- the LOC136449379 gene encoding uncharacterized protein — protein MEGKSRLPEVTIVPVERPLAGDGAVDAAKAAAKEPISPGTPSSVEGGRRGKERRAVEVVPLPGWKLDALCQESCPSPTMRARFPYF, from the coding sequence ATGGAGGGGAAGAGCAGGCTGCCGGAGGTGACCATCGTCCCGGTGGAAAGGCCGTTGGCTGGCGATGGCGCCGTCGACGCGGCGAAGGCGGCGGCCAAGGAGCCCATCAGCCCGGGCACTCCGTCCTCGGTGGAGGGCGGCCGCCGCGGCAAAGAGAGGCGCGCGGTGGAGGTCGTGCCCCTGCCCGGGTGGAAGCTCGACGCCCTCTGCCAGGAGTCCTGCCCGTCGCCGACCATGAGGGCGCGCTTCCcctacttctga